A region of Polyodon spathula isolate WHYD16114869_AA chromosome 4, ASM1765450v1, whole genome shotgun sequence DNA encodes the following proteins:
- the LOC121314130 gene encoding enkurin-like isoform X3 codes for MGPVKVDVPSPEKFLQKHSKEPKLADTTEGGLLEKPLKKLCGDQKKPRLPLRTDHPVMGIQTKKNFIKTNAVETIMSVPKKPQPNYVDTRRGDKQLLDTSGLVPKFTNKKDYGQTPEYLIKRNEEVQRAQEEYDAYIKERIRQGSMKQLSDEERDAVLQGLKKNWGELHHQYQGISVVTDTTPKKYRKERLETEMKQLEKDIDMIERHKTIYIANK; via the exons ATGGGACCAGTTAAAGTAGATGTCCCTTCTCCAGAAAAGTTCTTGCAGAAACACTCAAAGGAACCAAAACTTGCTGACA CTACTGAAGGTGGACTACttg AGAAACCATTAAAAAAGCTGTGTGGTGATCAGAAGAAACCTCGATTACCACTCAGAACTGATCACCCAGTCATGGGGATTCAGACCAAGAAGAACTTCATCAAAACCAACGCCGTTGAAACTATTATGTCAGTGCCAAAGAAGCCCCAACCAAACTATGTGGACACAAGAAGAGGAGACAAGCAACTTCTGGACACTTCAGGGCTTGTTCCAAAATTCACAAATAAAAAG GACTATGGACAGACTCCTGAATATCTGATAAAGCGAAATGAAGAGGTGCAGAGGGCCCAGGAAGAGTATGATGCATATATAAAGGAGCGGATTCGACAAGGATCAATGAAGCAGCTCTCTGATGAAGAAAGGGATGCAGTTCTCCAG GGTCTAAAGAAGAACTGGGGGGAGCTCCATCACCAATACCAGGGCATCTCTGTAGTCACTGACACAACACCAAAAAAGTACCGCAAGGAAAGACTGGAGACAGAGATGAAACAGCTGGAGAAAGACATTGATATGATTGAGAGACACAAAACGATCTACATTGCAAATAAATGA
- the LOC121314130 gene encoding enkurin-like isoform X1 → MTDMFPAESIYNLIPREEVKVTKQPRHTSKFRETVKEETQRHKAPNKTMGPVKVDVPSPEKFLQKHSKEPKLADTTEGGLLEKPLKKLCGDQKKPRLPLRTDHPVMGIQTKKNFIKTNAVETIMSVPKKPQPNYVDTRRGDKQLLDTSGLVPKFTNKKDYGQTPEYLIKRNEEVQRAQEEYDAYIKERIRQGSMKQLSDEERDAVLQGLKKNWGELHHQYQGISVVTDTTPKKYRKERLETEMKQLEKDIDMIERHKTIYIANK, encoded by the exons ACACACATCAAAGTTTCGGGAAACTGTCAAAGAAGAAACCCAAAGGCACAAAGCTCCAAACAAAACCATGGGACCAGTTAAAGTAGATGTCCCTTCTCCAGAAAAGTTCTTGCAGAAACACTCAAAGGAACCAAAACTTGCTGACA CTACTGAAGGTGGACTACttg AGAAACCATTAAAAAAGCTGTGTGGTGATCAGAAGAAACCTCGATTACCACTCAGAACTGATCACCCAGTCATGGGGATTCAGACCAAGAAGAACTTCATCAAAACCAACGCCGTTGAAACTATTATGTCAGTGCCAAAGAAGCCCCAACCAAACTATGTGGACACAAGAAGAGGAGACAAGCAACTTCTGGACACTTCAGGGCTTGTTCCAAAATTCACAAATAAAAAG GACTATGGACAGACTCCTGAATATCTGATAAAGCGAAATGAAGAGGTGCAGAGGGCCCAGGAAGAGTATGATGCATATATAAAGGAGCGGATTCGACAAGGATCAATGAAGCAGCTCTCTGATGAAGAAAGGGATGCAGTTCTCCAG GGTCTAAAGAAGAACTGGGGGGAGCTCCATCACCAATACCAGGGCATCTCTGTAGTCACTGACACAACACCAAAAAAGTACCGCAAGGAAAGACTGGAGACAGAGATGAAACAGCTGGAGAAAGACATTGATATGATTGAGAGACACAAAACGATCTACATTGCAAATAAATGA
- the LOC121314130 gene encoding enkurin-like isoform X2, which yields MTDMFPAESIYNLIPREEVKVTKQPRHTSKFRETVKEETQRHKAPNKTMGPVKVDVPSPEKFLQKHSKEPKLADKKPLKKLCGDQKKPRLPLRTDHPVMGIQTKKNFIKTNAVETIMSVPKKPQPNYVDTRRGDKQLLDTSGLVPKFTNKKDYGQTPEYLIKRNEEVQRAQEEYDAYIKERIRQGSMKQLSDEERDAVLQGLKKNWGELHHQYQGISVVTDTTPKKYRKERLETEMKQLEKDIDMIERHKTIYIANK from the exons ACACACATCAAAGTTTCGGGAAACTGTCAAAGAAGAAACCCAAAGGCACAAAGCTCCAAACAAAACCATGGGACCAGTTAAAGTAGATGTCCCTTCTCCAGAAAAGTTCTTGCAGAAACACTCAAAGGAACCAAAACTTGCTGACA AGAAACCATTAAAAAAGCTGTGTGGTGATCAGAAGAAACCTCGATTACCACTCAGAACTGATCACCCAGTCATGGGGATTCAGACCAAGAAGAACTTCATCAAAACCAACGCCGTTGAAACTATTATGTCAGTGCCAAAGAAGCCCCAACCAAACTATGTGGACACAAGAAGAGGAGACAAGCAACTTCTGGACACTTCAGGGCTTGTTCCAAAATTCACAAATAAAAAG GACTATGGACAGACTCCTGAATATCTGATAAAGCGAAATGAAGAGGTGCAGAGGGCCCAGGAAGAGTATGATGCATATATAAAGGAGCGGATTCGACAAGGATCAATGAAGCAGCTCTCTGATGAAGAAAGGGATGCAGTTCTCCAG GGTCTAAAGAAGAACTGGGGGGAGCTCCATCACCAATACCAGGGCATCTCTGTAGTCACTGACACAACACCAAAAAAGTACCGCAAGGAAAGACTGGAGACAGAGATGAAACAGCTGGAGAAAGACATTGATATGATTGAGAGACACAAAACGATCTACATTGCAAATAAATGA